The genomic window TTGCCGCTACAAAGTCGATTTCCCGCTCGTCCATCCCCTCACGGGGAAGCAGTTTTGTCAATTTAAAATAGGAGTAGTAATCAGAAAATACTGTTAGCTGTGGTTTTGCCAACAACTCCTTTTCGATCAAGCTAGTTTGCACTCCCGGAGCCACATTCAATACCCGGTAACCAAATACGACTCGCTGAAAATCCACGGTTAACCATAACAATAAAGCAAACCCCAACATAAAACAAAATGCCAACGCAGCCTGAGGGACAGGAACATCATCAGATGGGTAGCGCGTCTGATGCACCATGCCGACCAACAGCGAAAATGGTATTAATACAAACGCATACCACATAGGATATTCGACCATACTGTGTACAAATATCGCGATGAAACATAAACTAGCAAATTGCACAGCTCTTGTCGTTTTTGCGAGTACACAGGTTTGTAGCAACCACCACGCGAATACACATAAAATGATTATCGCCACAGGAAACCCAAGTTCAGCCGCAAGGTTCAAAACCAGGTTGTGCGAGTGCTCGGCATAAGTGGTCGCCGGAAAGCTCGCAGCAATTTTCACCTGCTCAGGGCCAAAACCAAACCAGCCGACGCCGAGCCAAGGATGCTGAGTGGCCATATACCAAGCCTGTTGCATAAGCGCGACACGCTCTGAACGGCCTCCGATATGCCCCTGAACTGAACCGCTAAAAAACCCTAAATAACTGCTAATCGTAGGTAAGGCAATCACCATTAGCGCATAAACCGCTAACAATAACACCAGCAAATACCTGTTGATTGCCTTGGAATCTGATCGTTTTGAAAAACAAAACATCACAAACAGCGGGAGGATGATCCAGCCAATTCTTGATTGGGTAAGTGCTACCCCCCAAAGCAAAAGCAAAGCCAACAAGACGGAAGTCCAACGATCTAAGCGACTAGACTGATATAGCCACCATATCGACGCCAACCCCAAGCACAATAGCAAGGCCAACTGATTCGGTTGCGCGACATTGGCATAAGGTCTCAATGCCTGCGCATTTCTTTCAATGAACATAATGAAAGGCGTGGCATTTATGCCCGCAATCTGTATACCTTGCATGACAACAGACGATAATGACGCTAGCAGGTGAACGCTGGTCATCATCAAGCAAATTTTATCATTTCCGTTCGGAAGCCCACTCCAAGTCGCACCGATAAGCATAGCTGCAGTGGCAAGCAGCAGATACAGGATAGGCAGCGCTACCCGATCAAATTGCACCATTCCCAAAAGTAACTGAACAAATACCACCGTTATTATCACCAAAGGCAATATGGCTATTTTTGGCAAGCTTAGATTCGGTTTTAGGTTTGCGGCAAATAGGCTAATCGCCAATAATACGCCGAGTGCCACCAGAGCATCATTATAATAAGTACTTAGCGGACGTACATGATAAGGGAGTATGAACGAGGCAAAAAGCAGCGCGCCGAAAATACCTAATGCGGCATTGAATTGTTTATTAGAAAGCATTGTATTTTTTCATGTATTTTTATCATTCCATTTTAACTGACAACATAGGCTTTCAGAGGAAAAAAGCTACCATCATAGAGCTATGTAGTACATTGGCTATCGCCGCTATCAAGCATTCAATGCAAATACCATCACTTACTGAGTCAAAAATCCATCTACGGGAAGATATCCAAGCACCTCTCCACTCTTGGCATCAACCAGGATCGACCAGTTTTCTTGCCGTCCAGTTAATGGTAAAAATCTTAGATCATCCGGTAAGCGGTTTATTTTCTTTAGTTCTTCTTTTATCTCGGCAACGCGCTTGGGATAAGCCGAATACATACTGGACAAAGGCCTGGCTTTACTCAACACATCAGGAATCGACAAGGAATAAGGCTGCCAGAATGAAGGTCTGACACCAATATCTACCCCCTGCATACCAAGTTCTATCGCTTCAAATTGTTCATCCGCATTTTTTGGTTTGCGAGTACCTAGCAGTTTGGGTCCCGATAAGGAGAGTTGCTGCAAGCCAGGGAGTGCACTAGGCAACTCCTGCTTTCTTACATCAAGATCACTAATGATACGAAAGCGATCAACCTCAAATACCATGGCGACCGGGCGTGCCTGAAAAACAATATGAAGACCGTAGCCTAAACCAATTATTTGCAGCACACCGATTACGCACAAATCAAGAACTATAGCCGCTTTGGATTTACTGATATCAAATATAACAAAAGTTAGTAAGGGGCCAAGGATAAGATCAACCGCAAGAACGATGAAAAACAAGGTTTGCCCGCCGGCAAGCACACGATAGGGCCAAGGATACCAAAGCCCAAACACCAATGCAGCACTTAGTAAGGCAATGCATGTCGAAATTGCGATATGCAGAGAAAATGCCTTCCAACGACTAGAAAAATACAAAGTGGCAGCTATCATAATACGAGTCTACTCCATGATCGAACTATACAAATTAACAGACAACATTATGCAAAATACCTAATGTTATTACCAATTAATATTTAATTGATTTAAAAATAGGCGAAGCCCGCCCCCGCCAGCAGCAATTTCCTTATCCCCAAATGAGATTAATCGCCTTAGGTAAAAAAAATAGACCGCCAAGGCGGTCTATTTTCTAGAAGTGAATTCTTCACTTTCTTTGTAACAACTCCATCAAAATTAGCCGCGGCAAGATGCTGGCAATAATGTAGCGGAAATTGTCGTACCGGAACCACCACACAACCAAGCTACAATACTATCACCAGCAGCCGTAACAGCAGTGCTAGGAAGGGTCTTTAATGGAATCATAGTGACAAGCAATCCATCTGCACGTGCATCTTTAAATGCTGTTGTTGCTTTTACTGTAATAACACCTGCATCAGAGGTAGCGATGGAATCGACATACTTAGTGCCACTAGCGGTTGGAACTTCACAACCCCACTTATTTGCGGCAGGCAATGAAGTTGCTGTTTGATAAGCTTCTGTAATTGCAGTACGGCAAGCAGAACCAGCCAAGACAACTTCTGACATTTTTGCACGCAGTGTGTAATCTTTATATGCTGGCAATGCAACGGCAGCCAAAATACCGATAATCGCAACCACGATCATCAATTCGATCAGAGTAAAACCTGCTTGTGCGCGTTGTTTTAATTGCATGGATTTCATATTAATGCTCCTAAGGGAAAATTGGGAATTTCATAAATGCTGCTTGCTACATCTACTCTAGAGCAAACAGCGTGCCAGCACTGAAATTGATCGATTTAGAGGGTACCCAAGTAATTTTCGACAAAAAAAGATGCGGAACTTTAAATACTTATGACAAAGTTTGGCAGTTGGCAAAACAAAAGGCATAAATTCTGCAAAATTTGTCACCCCTTAGACCAGAAATCAGTATTCACGAATACAGATGGCGCGCTATTTTTCAGTCGCAACGGAAAACTTCATTCTGGTTCCTGCAAGATCGAGTTCATCGCCATCGCGCAGTAATACAGGCTCGGCCTCCAATAGGCGATCATTAATCCTCGCAGCACCGCCCTCCAGCTTAGCCGCCACGTAATGCTGATGTTGCTTACTAATAGTAACGACCAGCACACCCGCACGACCCAAGCTAGTTACTGCTTTATCCAGAAGCAACTCACGCCCGGCATTCGTACCACTGAGCACTTTTACTTTAGCCACTAGCTTGGGTAATTGCGAGCCATCGCCGACAGACAAAGCTGCGGTACTCAGCACGGCTGACGCTTCGTGCGAATTATTGTGCCCATGTTGAAATTTAAGCCGGTATTTACCGACTTCAATCACGTCCTCATGTTGAAGCAGATGTTTAGTAATTGGTTGACCATTCACCAAAGTGCCATTAGTGCTGCCTAAATCAAGAATAAAAATACCAACCGAGGTGCGGTCTATCGCGGCATGGTGGCCGCTAACGGTTGCTTGATCGAGTACTAAATCATTTTCTGGACGCCGTCCTATACTGAAACGTGCTTTTAGTAGGCTGACGTCGTATTTGACTTGTCCATTGAGGGTGACGATAATTTTCGCCATAGCATTCTCTGTCTTCTATCACAATATTGGGTAAATCAAGTGCCCGACTAGCTAGCAAAAATATATTCCATCAATTTTCGCTGATGGAGTTCGGTGACTTTGATTAAGACTACGGAAATATTATCCTTGCCACCAAACTGGTTGGCATTTTCAATGAGCACTTGGCAACATTCGTCAAGCTGAGCGCTATATTGATGCATGATGTGATGAATTTCTATGTGGTTGAGCATGTCCGTTAGCCCATCAGAACAGAGTAAATACACATCACCTACTTCCATTTGATGTACATGTATTTCGATTTCCACGCTCTCTTGTGCTCCAACGGCACGTGTAATCAAGTTCTTGATCGGTGAAAAACGTGCGTCTTTTTCAGAAATGAGACCTGCGTCTATCTGCGCCTGCAAGACAGAATGATCCCTAGTCAGTTGCGAAAGCTCGCCCAGTCGGAATCGATATGCGCGAGAATCGCCTACATGTGCGATCAGCAGTTTATCCTGGTGACTCAAGGCAACAACGACAGTCGTTCCCATTCCCAAATAGGCTTGGTTCTCGTGCGAAGCATCATAAACACTTGTATTTGCAAGCGTAATTGCGTCATTCAACCATCGTACTCCAAGCACAGCTGGTCGAGAAAATATTGGCATCCAGACTGCTTGTTGTTTTTGTTGTAAGAATTCGGAGATTAGTTCTACACACATACGACTGGCGACTTCGCCAGCGTTATAGCCGCCCATACCATCGGCAAGAACAGCCAAACCTAGGCCTTCACATATTTCAAATGCATCTTCATTCTGCGCGCGCACTCGTCCAGTATCGGAGCGACCAGCAAACTCGAGCACGGATTGAAGTGGCATAATTATATTTGTGATTATTTAGTGGATTTAAACAGGGCTAGATATCCTACCTGAACCTGCGTTGACTCACTTATCAAAAATGGGTCGCGATCAGATGCAAGTCTAGCGCCTCAAAAAACCTGAGAGCCTAAGCTTAACATTAGCTAGGTACATTATTGCATTCAGATAAGATATTTAACGTTTAAATATCTTATCTGAATGCAAAGGTGATCTGCTTATTTCTGCTGGATTTTTTGCACTACTCATAAAATTATTAGTGGCTTTCAATAAAACCAAGGCATTTTGACAGTGCCAAACAGGTTTTCGTAAAGTACAAATAAAAATAGGGAGCTAAGCTCCCTATTTTTATTTGCCAATCAGATTACAACATTGCTTTAAGCAAGCGTGCCATTTCTGACGGATTTTTTGTCGCTTTGATGCCACATTCTTCCATGATATCGAGCTTGGATTGTGCAGTATCCGCACCACCTGAAATCAAGGCGCCGGCATGACCCATACGCTTACCTGGAGGAGCGGTAACACCTGCAATGAAGCCGACCACAGGCTTCTTCATGTTATCACGCACCCAGTAAGAAGCATTGGCTTCATCCGGGCCGCCGATTTCACCAATCATAATCACGGCATCAGTGTCTGGATCATCATTAAACATCTGCATGATGTCGATGTGCTTCAAGCCATTGATAGGATCGCCACCAATACCAACCGCAGAAGATTGACCCAGGCCAAGCGCAGTCAATTGACCAACCGCTTCGTAAGTCAAGGTACCAGAACGTGAAACCACACCGATACGACCTTTACGATGGATGTGACCTGGCATGATGCCAATCTTGATTTCATCTGGAGTGATCAAGCCTGGGCAGTTAGGACCCAACAATTTTGTCTTGCTGCCCGATTTCGCCATGCGGTCTTTCAACATCATCATGTCGCGAACAGGAATACCTTCGGTAATGCAAATCGCCAAATCGAGGTCAGCTTCTACCGCTTCCCAAATTGCAGCTGCGGCACCAGCAGGCGGCACATAGATTACCGAAACAGTTGCGCCAGTGGCAGCTTTGGCTTCTGATACGTTGGCGAAAATAGGAATACCTTCAAAATCTTCGCCCGCTTTTTTCGGATTTACGCCAGCCACGAAACAATTTTGTCCGTTAGCGTAATCGCGACACATGCGAGTATGGAATTGACCAGTCTTGCCGGTAATACCTTGGGTAATAACTTTTGTATCTTTATTGATCAGGATCGACATATTGTTCCTTGCGATTATTTAGCTTGGGCAGCGGCAACAACTTTCTGCGCCGCTTCTTCCATGGTGTCTGCAGCAATGATAGGCAAACCAGAGTCAGCCAGCATCTTCTTGCCGATATCTTCGTTAGTCCCCTTCATACGCACTACCAAAGGTACTTGCAAGGAAACCGCTTTAGACGCAGTAATCACGCCCTCCGCAATCACGTCACAACGCATGATGCCACCAAAAATATTCACCAAAATAGCTTTCAAACCTGGGTTTTTAAGCATGATTTTGAAGGCTTCGGTAACTTTCTCTGCCGTCGCGCCACCACCAACATCAAGGAAGTTAGCCGGCTCACCACCGAACAACTTGATTGTATCCATGGTCGCCATCGCCAAACCTGCGCCATTAACCAGACAGCCAATATTGCCATCAAGAGAAATGTAAGCCAAGTCGAATTTTGAGGCTTCGATTTCAGCTGGGTCTTCTTCGTCCAGATCGCGGTAAGCAACGATTTCTGGTTGACGGAACAAGGCATTTGCATCGAAGTTGAACTTGGCATCAAGCGCGATGACTTTGCCCGAACCGGTCAAAATCAAGGGATTGATTTCAGCCAGTGAGCAGTCAGTTGCCATGAATGCAGCATACAAACCTTTTAACTGATTGCGTGCATCAACCACGGATGCGTCTGGCACGCCAATTTTACGGGCGATCGCATCAGCTTCTTCGTCTTGCAAACCAGCTGTAGGATCAATCGCGATCGAATGCAATAATTCAGGGTGACTTTCAGCCACTTCCTCAATGTCCATGCCACCTTCAGAAGACGCCATCAATACTACGCGTTGGCTAACACGGTCAGTCACCATACTGACATACAACTCCTTCTGAATGTCAGCACCTTCTTCGATCAGAAGCCGGCGAACTTTTTGTCCTTCTGGACTGGTCTGATGAGTAATCAGCTGCATACCCAGAATAGCTTCTGCGTATTCGCGTACTTGCTCTAGGGACTTTGCAACTTTGACGCCGCCGCCTTTACCACGGCCACCCGCATGGATTTGCGCCTTGACAACCCATACCGGGCCGCCCAGAGTTTCTGCCGCTTTGACTGCCTCGTCAACAGACAGGCACGGGATACCGCGAGGTACTGTCACTCCAAATTTACGGAGGATTTCTTTACCCTGATACTCATGAATTTTCATACGTCTTCCCTTCAGACACTGAGGTATTAGTTAAATTAGTAAAATTACTTACGACAAGTAAAACAAAAACGGTACAGCTTTGCGTTAAGCGACTAGATTGCCCAGCGCGGATAATATTGCACCACGGCTGGACCATCTAGCCTTAATGCATGACAACGATTGAGTTGAAACGGTTGCTGCGTGTGCTGGGCGTCATCATTTGCGCCATCACGCGTATTAAGTACATCACCTGCAAAAGCCTGAACTGCTGCGGTTGGAAGAATTTGTGCTAATTCGGTAATATGCGTGCAGCCATTAATGCCGGAGAGCCGTTGCTTTACGCCCTGACGAAATTGCTGCATTAAATTGAGACCGATAAGCTTTTTGTATTCAGGCCCTATCGTATTGCAAAAACCTGGATATGGTACGGCATCAGAGACAGCATTTGCGTCAATGATATTTAAACTAGTATCGATCGTAATGCGAAGACTCAAATCATGAATGGCCGAACCATTAGGACGAACGCCGGAAGCGAGCGCAATGTCACGCGTTTTACAGTCAATAATTTGAGCGTCAAAATCCCACAATCCATCGTCACGTGCGAACGCTTGGATAGTGATGGTGCGCGTATGCTTCAACGCACGTCGAATTGTAGGTGGAGATAAGGGCATAAATGCCTGTTACGGGCTAATTCAGTGTAAAAATAGCCACAATTGCGCGTCGCTACCGCAGCTTCTACGATAACAGCCGCTCTTGCGGCACTGCAAAAAAAGGAAGTTTAGCACAGCTCGCAGACTAATTCCATTTTCATCGACGCCATCGCCCCGCTAACAAATAAAGCTCAGGAAAAATTCGGCAATAACAAGCAGTCGGAAATATGCTCAGGCGTCATCATCTCCGTTATCTCTCTTTGCCCGCATTGCCGCTTGAATTGCCCCACCGGAAAAGCCACGCTTCTGCAAAAACTGCATTTGCTTTGCGCGCTCTATATGATCTGCTGGTTCGAGTCGGTATTTTCTATGCAGGACCTCAATCGCTCTTACGGCTTCCGACTCAATCAACTGCGACTTTATTTTTTCAATTTCGGTCTTCTCGATATTATGACTTTGCAACTCTAAAAAAATACGTTGATTGCCGAACCTAGCCTGCCGTCGCCTTACCAAGGACACAGAAAACCTCTCCTCTGACAGGAATTGTGCGGCTTCTAATACGTCGAGCAATGCAGGCACATCGTCAGCTTCCTCTGCATAGCGAGACAACTTTCGCCCCAATTCCAAACGGCTATGTTCGCGCATAGAAAGGTAACGCAATGCTCTTGCTTTAAGACTTACTTTTACTTTAAACATTTTGACGCCCATAAAAAAACGCCGGCAATCCTAAGACATCAAGGAGGCCGGCGTTCTTAAATATTTGATTCTTATTCGCTAACTGCTAACGGTGGTAATAAAGGCACGCCTAGTTGCACCCTGACTTTATTCTCTATTTCGTGCGCCAAGGCTGGGCGTTCTACCAGGAAATTACGCGCATTATCCTTACCTTGTCCAATACGCTCACCGTTATAGCTATACCAAGAACCAGCTTTCTCAATAATTTTTGCATCGGCACCCAGATCCAAAATTTCGCCTTCGCGCGACGTACCTGCTCCATAAAGAATATCAAAATGTGCCTCTTTAAACGGCGGCGCAACTTTATTCTTGACGACTTTAACTTTAGTCTCATTCCCGATCACTTCATCGCCTGATTTGATCGAGCCGGTACGTCGAATATCCAATCGAACAGAAGCATAAAATTTCAATGCATTACCACCGGTAGTGGTTTCTGGACTGCCGAACATAACACCGATTTTCATACGAATTTGGTTAATGAAAATCACCAAAGTATTGGTACGATTAATACTGCCCGTTAATTTTCGCAATGCCTGCGACATTAGACGCGCTTGCAAACCTGGCAGAGAATCGCCCATATCACCTTCAATTTCGGCGCGTGGAGTCAGTGCAGCAACAGAATCGATGACAATCAGATCAACACTACCTGAGCGCACTAAAGCATCCGTAATTTCCAATGCCTGCTCACCAGTATCAGGTTGAGAAATCAAGAGATCAGGGAGATTAACGCCTAATTTCTGGGCATAACCGACATCCAGTGCATGCTCGGCATCAATAAACGCACATGTTCCGCCTAGTTTTTGCATTTCTGCAATGACTTGCAAAGTCAGAGTGGTCTTACCGGAAGACTCAGGTCCGTAAATCTCAACCACGCGACCACGCGGCAAGCCACCGACACCCAGCGCAATATCTAAGCCCAAAGAGCCTGTAGAAACAACTTGAATTTCTTCTATAACTGCACCATCAGCGAGGCGCATGACCGAGCCCTTACCAAACTGTTTTTCAATTTGCGCCAGTGCGGCAGCTAGAGCCTTACTCTTTTCAGAGCTGTTGTCAGATTTTTTATCGTCCATAAATTCTTTCAGTTAAGAGCAAGCAACAAGATGAGTCTTTAAAATGCGTCCAATAACGACACTGTATAAAAAATCAGTAGTTTATGCAAGCATCATTTTATTAAATTTGAATAATCTCTTTTTTTATACACCGACGATGAGCCCAAAAACCGTATGCAACCCTCGATCGCACAACAAACGTAGACCTTGATGCTGGCGCTCAACGCATTGTGGCAATCATCTGCTCCAATTTGAGTGTATCCGCACAGAACATACGTATCCCCTCTGCCAGTTTTTCGGTTGCCATTGCATCTTCATTTAAGTGGAAGCGAAAAGAGTTTTCATCCATGGCTAACTTCTGCAAATCCGATGCCTGCGCCGCCTCTTTATTCAATTTTGGAGTCAAGCTAACGGTGGAATCACTTAATTTTTGCAACAGGTCAGGGCTAATCGTGAGTAAATCACAGCCCGCCAGCTCTAAAATCTGGGAAGTATTGCGGAAGCTCGCGCCCATAATTTCGGTGGCGTAGCCAAATTTTCGGTAGTAGGTATAGATCTTTTTCACAGACAAGACTCCTGGGTCATCCGCACCATAAATTTCTTGCCCAGTCTGTTTCTTATACCAGTCATAAATTCGACCAACGAATGGCGAGATTAATTGTGCACCAGCCTCCGCACAGGCGATCGCTTGCGGCAGGCAAAATAACAGTGTCATATTACAGCGTATGCCTTCTTTCTCTAATATTCGAGCAGCCTGTATCCCCTCCCATGTAGAGGCAATTTTTATCAATACTCTCTCTTGAGGAATCCCGGCCTCTTGATACAAGGCGATTAAATGTCGACCTTTGGCGACCGTTTTTTCTGTATCAAACGATAGTCGTGCATCCGTTTCAGTAGAGACCCGACCCGGTACGATTTCGAGGATTTTTAGACCAAATGCAATCAACAGACGGTCAATAATTTCATCTATCGATTTGCTCGCGTGCTGCTGTAAAACTCGCTCCAATAATGGCAGATATTCGGTTTTTTGCACCGCTTTCAATATCAAGGATGGATTGGTTGTCGCGTCACGCGGTGCATACGCTTGCATGGATTGAAAGTCGCCAGTATCAGCAACGACGGTGGTGTACTGCTTGAGTTGTTCAAGTTGATTCATATAAAATTTCGCGTAAAAAAGATCAAGGGTTTACTTCTACTATACTTGTTCCCGCAACAATATCACCTATTACGGATGCATCCAAAAAATCACCGCTTCTAAATATTTCTAAAACCCGCTCTACCGAGCCAGCATCACAGGCTACTAATAAGCCACCCGAGGTTTGCGGATCACTCAACAAAGCTTGCTGTACAGCACTTACTCCATTAAGTTTGACGTCCTTACCGTAAGCCTCCCAATTTCGTGCCGATGCGCCCGTGATATAACCGGCCTCAGCCAGTTGCGCCACTTGTGGCAATAAAGGGATCGTTGACATGTTCAAGCGCGCACCAACTTGCGCGCCACGACACACTTCCAACAGGTGTCCAAGCAAACCGAATCCAGTAACATCGGTCATGGCACTCACCCCATCCAAGGCGGACAGTGCTTGCCCTGGCTTATTCAACTTAGTCGTATTCGCAATCATGCTGGCATATCCGGCATCATCTAAGGCTTGTTTTTTCAGCGCCGCCGACAAGATGCCAACGCCGATAGGCTTGCCAAGTATGAGCTTGTCACCCACTTTGGCATCGGAATTGCGCTTGAGTTTAGTAGGGTGAATTAAGCCCAATACCACCAAACCGTAAATTGGTTCTACTGAATCTATCGTATGTCCACCTGCTATTGGGATACCCGCTTGCGCGCAAATACTCTCACCGCCCTGGATCACTTGCCCAATCACCTCTAACGGCAACTGGTTAATTGGCATGCCCACTAAAGCCAAGGCCATGATAGGTGTGCCGCCCATCGCATAGACGTCAGAAATCGCATTGGTTGCAGCTATTCGGCCAAAATCATAAGGATCATCGACGATAGGCATAAAAAAATCAGTAGTCGCAATCAGCGCCTGCTCGTCGTTGAGTTTATATACTGCGGCATCGTCAGAGGTTTCAATACCAACCATTAAGGCCGCAGGCACCGGAAAGCCGGTCGATTTTTTTAATATCTCGGCCAGTACACCGGGCGCAATTTTGCAACCGCAGCCACCACCGTGCGAGAAAGAAGTCAGCCTTATCGGAGTTTCATTCGTATTCATCTAGACAACCTTTTAGAGTGCGTTAGTATTTCAAGCGATTATTTCGTACTAAGCTAGTATTTAACAACAGAACAATCGAAGTGCATGTCACTAACGAAAAAAAATCTCGGCGCACCACAACAAATGAACGGACATCGCTGCTAAGTTAAGCCCACAATTATACGCTGAGCCTGTTACCACGTTCGGTAACGCCTGCACGCGCGAAATTTCAATAGCAGAGCAAACACTCACTCATGCGTTACCACATAAAAAATTCTGTCGGAACTTTGCGAACACTTTAACGAATTTAGAATCTGCCGATGCTAGCGTCTGAATTGAACTTGCGGTTAAAAGAAAGCGACCATAAAAAAACGGGCACTTACGTGCCCGTTTTTAATTTACTGATGCGTTGCAACTTCTTGCCGATTACCGATCGCCGAATGAGCGACGGTTACCGTTAGCATCGCCAGAGCGTGGGTTGCTACCCTTGTAACCACCACCAACCTCACTACGTGGTCCATTGCTAGATGGGCTATTTGGTTTACTGAAGGTACGCTGGCCTGGCTTGCTACTATTGCCATTAGAGTTCGCACCATAGCCGCCGCCACTAGAACGTGTATCACCCGGTTTCCAGCCACCTGGTTTGCGCGCTGTAGAGCGTGAAGCAACGGCACTCTTCTTAGGCTCAAAACCTTCGATGACATCGACTGGTATCAATTGTTTAGTGAAGCGCTCGATACGCTTTACGTTGATGCCTTCAGCATGATTTACCAAAGAAATCGCTACACCATTACGGCCAGCGCGACCAGTACGACCGATACGATGGACGTAATCCTCTGGGAATTTAGGTAAATCGTAGTTAAATACGTGAGTAATCGCTGGAACGTCGATACCACGAGCAGCAACGTCGGTCGCCACCAAGACACGAACCTGACCACGACGCAAAGCATCTAAAGTACGGTTACGGGCACCTTGATGCATGTCGCCATGCAAGGCGGCAGCAGCAAAACCAGCGATATTCAAACGGTCTGCGATGGTATCAGCATCACGCTTAGTTGCAGTAAATACAACGGCTTGATCAACCGACTCATCACGTAACAAATGATCGAGCATACGATTTTTGTGCGACAGATCATCAACGAAGTGAACTTTTTGCGTAATGTTTTCGTGCTTAGTCGCAGAACCGGCGATCTGAATGATCATAGGATCTTTAGTGATACGGCGCGCCATATTACCGACGACGCCATCAAGCGTAGCGGAGAACAGCATGGTTTGACGTGACTCTGGAGTCGCGGCAACGATTTTTTCGATATCATCGATAAAACCCATATCCAACATGCGATCCGCTTCATCCAAAACCAAAATTTCTAATTCAGAAAAATCGATCTTGCCCGATTCCATGTGATCAATCAAACGACCTGGAGTGGCGACCAAAATTTCTGGATTGCGTGACAGTAATTGCATTTGCTTAGGGTAAGGCATACCACCCAAGATAGACACAGCCTTGATCTTACGTGAGTAAGCACTGTATTTTTCTGTTGCTGTAGTCACTTGCAAGGCTAATTCACGGGTTGGTGTCAATACCAACATTTTTGGTTTAGCTGCTTGAAAACGTGGACGTTCGCCACGTGAACGGGCCGACTGACGCTCCTGATTTGGCGTCTTGTCAGCGGCAGTTACTTCGAGGCTGTCGGCTGCAGTTGCAAATTTATGCAAGGCTGGCAACATAAAAGCCGCTGTTTTTCCTGAACCCGTCTGGGAAGAAACCAGCAAGTCACGTCCCGCGATCGCGGCAGGCACAGCCTGGATCTGTACCGCTGTAGGGTCTGTGTAACCACTGTCAGTGATAGCGCGGAGTATGGACGTGTGCAGGCCTAGTGTTTCAAAAGTCATTTAATTTATCTTTCGTTATATATCTACGCCTGGCAAAAGCAAGGCGCGCAAAAAAGCA from Undibacterium parvum includes these protein-coding regions:
- a CDS encoding DEAD/DEAH box helicase, coding for MTFETLGLHTSILRAITDSGYTDPTAVQIQAVPAAIAGRDLLVSSQTGSGKTAAFMLPALHKFATAADSLEVTAADKTPNQERQSARSRGERPRFQAAKPKMLVLTPTRELALQVTTATEKYSAYSRKIKAVSILGGMPYPKQMQLLSRNPEILVATPGRLIDHMESGKIDFSELEILVLDEADRMLDMGFIDDIEKIVAATPESRQTMLFSATLDGVVGNMARRITKDPMIIQIAGSATKHENITQKVHFVDDLSHKNRMLDHLLRDESVDQAVVFTATKRDADTIADRLNIAGFAAAALHGDMHQGARNRTLDALRRGQVRVLVATDVAARGIDVPAITHVFNYDLPKFPEDYVHRIGRTGRAGRNGVAISLVNHAEGINVKRIERFTKQLIPVDVIEGFEPKKSAVASRSTARKPGGWKPGDTRSSGGGYGANSNGNSSKPGQRTFSKPNSPSSNGPRSEVGGGYKGSNPRSGDANGNRRSFGDR